The Budorcas taxicolor isolate Tak-1 chromosome 5, Takin1.1, whole genome shotgun sequence genome includes a window with the following:
- the LOC128048838 gene encoding 3-beta-hydroxysteroid-Delta(8),Delta(7)-isomerase-like, translating into MTTTTSPTHPYWPRHLRLDNFVPNDCPTWHILAGLFSVSGVLVVATWLLSGRAAVIPLGTWWRLSLCWFAVCGFIHLVIEGWFSLYHADLLGDQAILSQLWKEYAKGDSRYILNDNFMICMETVTAYLWGPLSLWVVIAFLHHQPLRFVLQLVVSVGQVYGDVLYFLTEYCDGFQHGELGHPLYFWFYFVFLNALWLVLPGLLILDSIKQLAHAQSILDAKAPKAKSKQN; encoded by the coding sequence atgaccaccaccaccagccccaCGCACCCCTACTGGCCTCGGCATCTGAGACTAGACAACTTTGTGCCTAATGACTGCCCTACCTGGCATATCCTGGCTGGCCTATTCTCCGTCTCtggagtcttagttgtggccacATGGCTGTTGTCAGGGCGTGCTGCGGTCATCCCACTGGGGACTTGGTGGAGACTGTCCCTGTGCTGGTTTGCAGTATGTGGGTTCATTCACTTGGTGATTGAGGGCTGGTTCAGCCTCTACCACGCGGACCTTCTCGGAGACCAAGCCATCTTATCTCAACTCTGGAAAGAGTATGCCAAGGGAGACAGCCGATACATCCTGAATGATAACTTCATGATATGCATGGAGACTGTCACGGCTTACCTGTGGGGACCACTCAGCCTGTGGGTGGTGATTGCATTTCTCCACCATCAACCCCTCCGCTTTGTCCTACAGCTTGTGGTCTCTGTCGGTCAGGTATATGGAGATGTGCTCTATTTCCTGACAGAGTACTGTGATGGATTCCAGCACGGGGAGCTGGGCCACCCACTCTACTTCtggttttactttgttttcttgaaTGCCCTGTGGTTGGTGCTGCCCGGACTCCTCATACTGGATTCTATAAAGCAACTTGCTCACGCCCAGAGCATACTGGATGCCAAAGCTCCCAAAGCCAAGAGCAAGCAGAACTAA